One Natronomonas moolapensis 8.8.11 genomic region harbors:
- a CDS encoding OsmC family protein, which translates to MADIETTTVNEGKYHALSRAGEFELSIDATTAEGPTPNEVLVADYASCFTFACRAGANRHLDVDLGEIETEAEADLDDSDDLTAIRFHLYVEADLDDDQIEEVVELGEGICHVHNAMKESLYADVEVTPNAF; encoded by the coding sequence ATGGCCGACATCGAGACCACGACCGTCAACGAGGGAAAGTATCACGCGCTGAGCCGCGCGGGCGAGTTCGAACTCAGCATCGACGCGACCACGGCCGAGGGACCGACGCCGAATGAGGTGTTGGTCGCCGACTACGCCTCCTGTTTCACTTTCGCCTGTCGGGCCGGCGCGAACCGCCACCTCGACGTTGACCTCGGGGAGATCGAAACCGAGGCCGAAGCCGACCTCGACGACAGCGACGACCTCACTGCGATCCGATTTCACCTCTACGTCGAGGCCGACCTCGACGACGACCAGATCGAGGAGGTCGTCGAGCTGGGCGAGGGGATCTGCCACGTCCACAACGCGATGAAGGAGTCGCTGTACGCCGATGTCGAGGTCACGCCGAACGCGTTTTGA
- a CDS encoding metal-dependent hydrolase, with the protein MELTWHGHSTWYVTVDGTDLLIDPFFGNPQTDLDPADVDDPDYVLLTHGHEDHVAHAGEFNDATLVATPELVGYAEDNYGFEDAVGGMGMNLGGTVECDDAWVTMVRADHSNGIETGYETAAGMPGGFVVSEAKPTQASDADSTAFYHAGDTSLMAEMREVIGPFLEPDFAALPAGDHFTMGPAQAAIAADWLGVDYAAPMHYDTFPPIEIDTAEFERELAAAGATAEAVLLEGDESFTLE; encoded by the coding sequence ATGGAACTCACCTGGCACGGCCACTCCACGTGGTACGTCACCGTCGACGGAACCGACCTGTTGATCGACCCGTTCTTCGGGAACCCACAGACGGACCTCGACCCGGCCGACGTCGACGATCCCGACTACGTGCTGTTGACGCACGGCCACGAGGATCACGTCGCACACGCGGGCGAGTTCAACGACGCGACCCTCGTCGCGACGCCGGAACTCGTCGGTTACGCCGAGGACAACTACGGCTTCGAGGACGCCGTTGGCGGCATGGGGATGAACCTCGGTGGGACGGTCGAGTGTGATGACGCGTGGGTGACGATGGTGCGGGCCGACCACTCCAACGGCATCGAGACAGGCTATGAGACCGCCGCGGGGATGCCGGGCGGATTCGTGGTCTCCGAAGCGAAGCCGACCCAGGCGTCAGACGCCGACAGCACGGCTTTTTATCACGCAGGCGACACCAGCCTCATGGCCGAGATGCGGGAGGTCATCGGCCCGTTCCTCGAACCGGACTTCGCCGCCTTGCCCGCCGGCGATCACTTCACTATGGGGCCGGCACAGGCCGCGATCGCGGCCGACTGGCTCGGCGTCGACTACGCCGCGCCGATGCACTACGACACGTTCCCGCCGATCGAGATCGACACCGCGGAGTTCGAGCGAGAACTTGCGGCCGCCGGTGCGACGGCCGAGGCGGTGCTCCTCGAGGGCGACGAGTCGTTCACCCTGGAGTGA
- a CDS encoding GNAT family N-acetyltransferase — MEIRRIDGGRPPDAVSVRRAVFVDEQGVPAELELDGRDEEATHFVASDGGRPVGTARLRAYGGAVDCGTDDETAGQSEGTASKGATASGEESADPTAVAKVERVAVRAERRGEGIGRELMAAVERAADAAGYGRLVLHAQVSVVSFYERLGYEAVGDPFEEAEIPHRRMSKEL, encoded by the coding sequence ATGGAAATCCGACGGATCGACGGCGGCCGGCCACCGGATGCCGTCTCGGTGCGGCGGGCGGTGTTCGTCGACGAGCAAGGGGTTCCGGCGGAACTCGAACTCGACGGGAGAGACGAGGAAGCGACCCACTTCGTCGCCTCCGACGGCGGACGGCCGGTCGGGACGGCACGCCTGCGGGCGTACGGGGGGGCCGTCGATTGCGGGACCGACGACGAGACAGCAGGGCAAAGCGAGGGGACGGCATCGAAGGGGGCGACGGCGTCGGGTGAGGAAAGTGCCGACCCGACCGCGGTCGCGAAGGTCGAACGCGTCGCGGTCCGCGCCGAGCGCCGCGGCGAGGGGATCGGCCGCGAGTTGATGGCCGCCGTCGAGCGGGCCGCCGACGCGGCGGGGTACGGCCGACTCGTACTCCACGCGCAGGTCTCGGTGGTCTCCTTTTACGAACGACTCGGCTACGAGGCCGTCGGCGATCCCTTCGAGGAGGCGGAGATCCCACACCGGCGGATGAGCAAAGAGTTGTGA
- a CDS encoding fumarylacetoacetate hydrolase family protein, translated as MRRIRFRDADGEVRYGELTDDGTVRADPTRDGRVTDEVGTFDVEGVDVLAPCEPSKIVCVGLNYADHAAERGSEVPDRPLLFVKTPNTVTSHGSTVELLPGKEQIEYEAELGVVIGQRCRNVDAADAEEVVAGYTCVNDISNRDDQRVETNWVRGKSFDDAAPIGPAIAAPEDVPGDAAVRCRLNGELRQDSSRDQFIFDVPELIEEITTYMTLEEGDVISTGTPEGVGPLSDGDTVEVEIEGVGTLENRVRIP; from the coding sequence ATGCGACGGATACGATTCCGCGACGCCGACGGGGAGGTCCGCTATGGCGAGTTGACCGACGACGGGACTGTCCGTGCGGATCCGACGCGGGACGGGCGGGTCACCGACGAGGTCGGAACGTTCGACGTCGAAGGCGTCGACGTGTTGGCGCCGTGTGAGCCCTCGAAGATCGTCTGTGTCGGGTTGAACTACGCCGACCACGCCGCCGAGCGGGGCTCGGAGGTGCCGGATCGGCCCCTGCTGTTCGTGAAGACCCCGAACACGGTCACGAGCCACGGCTCGACGGTCGAACTCCTCCCCGGCAAGGAGCAAATCGAGTACGAGGCCGAACTCGGCGTCGTCATCGGACAGCGGTGTCGGAACGTCGACGCGGCCGACGCCGAGGAAGTCGTCGCCGGCTACACTTGCGTCAACGACATCTCCAACCGCGACGACCAGCGTGTCGAGACGAACTGGGTCAGAGGGAAGTCCTTCGACGACGCGGCCCCGATCGGCCCCGCCATCGCCGCCCCGGAGGACGTCCCCGGGGACGCCGCGGTCCGGTGTCGGCTCAACGGCGAGTTGCGGCAGGACTCCTCGCGCGATCAGTTCATCTTCGACGTCCCCGAACTGATCGAGGAGATCACGACGTACATGACATTAGAGGAGGGCGACGTGATCTCGACGGGGACGCCGGAGGGCGTCGGCCCGCTCTCGGACGGCGACACCGTCGAGGTCGAAATCGAGGGCGTCGGGACGCTGGAAAACCGGGTCCGAATCCCGTGA
- a CDS encoding molybdenum cofactor guanylyltransferase, with protein sequence MDARSGVIVAGGRSVRMGGTEKTVVDVAGTPLIRRVADRLCAATDELVINCREDQRDSIAGALDGLDPRFAVDEVPDRGPVAGIETGLEAAETEYSVVVAADMPFLDPDLLSYLFERAADHEAAVPRPGEWFEPLHAVYRAAPSIEACERALEVEDPRIIEPLSTLDRVVVDRDDLLAHGSLDSFESVDTPDDVEWATSRLG encoded by the coding sequence ATGGACGCGAGGAGCGGCGTGATCGTCGCCGGCGGGCGGTCGGTTCGGATGGGCGGCACCGAAAAGACCGTCGTCGACGTCGCGGGGACGCCACTCATACGACGGGTCGCAGACCGCCTGTGTGCGGCGACCGACGAGCTGGTGATCAACTGTCGCGAGGACCAACGCGATTCGATCGCGGGGGCGCTCGACGGACTCGACCCCCGTTTTGCCGTCGACGAGGTCCCCGACCGCGGCCCGGTCGCCGGCATCGAGACCGGCTTGGAGGCGGCGGAAACGGAGTACTCGGTCGTCGTAGCGGCCGACATGCCGTTTCTCGATCCCGACCTCCTCTCGTATCTCTTCGAACGGGCGGCGGACCACGAGGCCGCCGTCCCGCGGCCGGGCGAGTGGTTCGAGCCGCTCCACGCCGTGTATCGGGCGGCCCCGTCGATAGAAGCGTGCGAACGCGCCCTCGAGGTGGAAGACCCCCGGATCATCGAGCCGCTGTCGACGCTCGATCGGGTGGTCGTCGACCGGGACGACCTGCTCGCACACGGCTCTCTGGACAGTTTCGAGAGCGTCGACACGCCCGACGACGTCGAGTGGGCCACGTCCAGACTCGGCTGA
- the hisC gene encoding histidinol-phosphate transaminase produces MHPRDLSDHVAYEAGRGIEEVARELGLDPDDLVKLSSNENALGPAPKAVEAIEAYAPSVHTYPKSSAADLRERLADRHGVTPAQVWLANGGDGALDYLSRALLEPGDSVLVPDPGFAYYAMSARYHHGSVNEYPIRRADDFEQSAETVLDHYDGERIVYLTSPHNPTGSEIDRADVETIAEGTAEETLSLVDEAYVEFSESPSMTDLLADREDVAVLRTFSKAYGLAGLRLGYAVVPEAWADAYARINTPFAASEVACRAGLAALEDEEFLEQTLETAAWAKEYIRDTIACPTWASSGNFVLCDVGDGTAVAEAAQREGIIVRDTTSFGLPGCVRITCGTRQGTKRAVAVLNDLL; encoded by the coding sequence ATGCACCCACGGGATCTGTCGGATCACGTCGCCTACGAGGCCGGTCGGGGGATCGAGGAAGTGGCCCGCGAGTTGGGCCTCGACCCCGACGACCTCGTGAAGCTCTCCTCGAACGAGAACGCCTTGGGACCCGCGCCGAAGGCCGTCGAAGCGATCGAGGCGTACGCGCCGTCGGTCCACACCTACCCGAAGTCCTCCGCCGCCGACCTCAGAGAGCGGCTGGCCGACCGACACGGCGTCACCCCCGCGCAGGTGTGGCTCGCAAACGGCGGCGACGGGGCGCTCGATTACCTCTCGCGTGCGCTGTTGGAACCGGGCGATAGCGTGCTCGTCCCGGACCCGGGCTTCGCCTACTACGCGATGAGCGCCCGCTATCACCACGGCTCGGTCAACGAGTACCCGATCCGGCGCGCCGACGACTTCGAGCAGTCCGCGGAGACAGTGCTCGACCACTACGACGGCGAGCGGATCGTCTACCTCACGAGTCCGCACAACCCGACCGGCAGCGAGATCGACCGCGCCGACGTCGAGACGATCGCCGAGGGAACCGCCGAGGAGACGCTCTCGCTCGTCGACGAGGCCTACGTCGAGTTCTCGGAGTCCCCCTCGATGACCGACCTCCTCGCGGACCGGGAGGACGTCGCGGTGCTCCGGACGTTCTCGAAGGCTTACGGCCTCGCGGGGCTCAGACTCGGGTACGCGGTCGTCCCCGAGGCGTGGGCCGACGCCTACGCCCGCATCAACACGCCCTTCGCCGCCTCCGAGGTCGCCTGCCGGGCGGGCCTCGCGGCACTGGAGGACGAGGAGTTCCTCGAACAGACCCTCGAAACCGCGGCGTGGGCCAAGGAGTACATCCGCGACACCATCGCGTGTCCGACGTGGGCCAGTTCCGGGAATTTCGTGCTCTGTGACGTCGGGGACGGGACGGCGGTCGCCGAAGCGGCCCAGCGGGAGGGGATCATCGTCCGCGACACGACGTCGTTCGGGCTGCCGGGGTGTGTCCGGATCACCTGCGGGACGCGGCAGGGAACGAAGCGCGCGGTGGCGGTACTCAACGACCTCCTATGA
- a CDS encoding adenylate kinase family protein, with product MRVAVTGTPGVGKTTATEGLSTDLDVLHLNDLVREADLTEGTDEARGSLVVDLEAVSARLEGRENLLVESHVAHHLDVDRAIVLRCRPDVLETRLLDRGDGEAKAAENAEAEALDVILSETVDRHGVDATYEIDTTDRPVGAVRSDIEAVLAGDRRPSAGTVDFTGYL from the coding sequence ATGAGGGTCGCAGTGACCGGGACCCCAGGGGTCGGCAAGACGACCGCGACGGAGGGTCTTTCGACCGATCTCGACGTGCTCCACCTGAACGACCTCGTCCGCGAGGCCGACCTGACCGAGGGGACCGACGAGGCCCGTGGGAGCCTCGTCGTCGATCTCGAAGCCGTCTCGGCGCGCCTCGAGGGCCGCGAGAACCTCCTCGTCGAGTCGCACGTCGCCCACCACCTCGACGTCGACCGCGCGATCGTGTTGCGCTGTCGCCCCGACGTCCTCGAGACGCGGTTGCTCGACCGCGGCGACGGCGAGGCGAAGGCGGCCGAAAACGCCGAGGCGGAGGCGCTCGACGTGATCCTCTCCGAGACCGTCGACCGACACGGCGTCGATGCGACCTACGAGATAGACACCACCGACCGGCCCGTCGGCGCGGTGCGCTCCGACATCGAGGCCGTCCTCGCCGGCGACCGTCGCCCCTCGGCCGGGACGGTCGACTTCACGGGGTATCTGTGA
- a CDS encoding CDP-alcohol phosphatidyltransferase family protein, with product MTLDRLRPLAERGLDPFVGAADRVGLSPDGVSVVAIGFAVLAGGAYAVAGTELWGIGPVPALYPVGAAFVFLNGWMDLVDGALARRQGVDSVSGDLLDHVLDRYADIVVIAGLAAGVEAYLLGFLAVTGVLMTSYLGTQAQAVGLDRVYGGLVGRADRLAIIGTVTALSPAVAGYSPVGWLLGFLAAVGHLTALQRFSAAMGALE from the coding sequence GTGACGCTCGACAGACTCAGGCCGCTGGCCGAGCGGGGACTCGATCCCTTCGTCGGGGCGGCCGATCGGGTCGGATTGAGCCCGGACGGCGTTAGCGTCGTCGCGATCGGGTTCGCCGTCCTCGCGGGGGGCGCATACGCCGTCGCCGGGACCGAACTGTGGGGGATCGGCCCGGTCCCGGCGCTGTATCCCGTCGGGGCAGCCTTCGTCTTCCTGAACGGGTGGATGGACCTCGTCGACGGGGCTCTCGCCCGGCGTCAGGGGGTAGATTCCGTATCGGGCGATCTGCTCGATCACGTCCTCGACCGCTATGCCGACATCGTCGTCATCGCCGGTCTCGCCGCGGGCGTGGAGGCGTACCTCCTCGGCTTTCTGGCGGTCACCGGCGTGTTGATGACGTCGTACCTCGGCACGCAGGCCCAGGCGGTCGGCCTCGATCGCGTCTACGGCGGCCTCGTCGGCCGCGCCGACCGCCTGGCTATCATCGGCACCGTCACCGCGCTCTCGCCGGCGGTCGCCGGATACTCGCCCGTCGGCTGGCTGTTGGGTTTTCTCGCCGCTGTGGGCCACCTCACCGCCCTCCAACGCTTTTCGGCCGCGATGGGCGCACTCGAGTGA
- a CDS encoding multiprotein bridging factor aMBF1, which yields MVQCEMCGTETGSPKTVKIEGAELDVCDECAGFGTEVRTEDTSSTSTKYSTSSSSSSSSSESQSSSRGSGSGSRRDMFDEMDEVVQDYDDRVRSARESGGHTQEELADRLNEKASLIRKIERGDVLPSDDVQRKLERELGIDLSMGGSDDDAEWSGGSSTGGTTLGDVVKRKD from the coding sequence ATGGTCCAGTGTGAGATGTGCGGCACCGAGACGGGGTCGCCGAAGACGGTCAAGATCGAGGGGGCCGAACTCGACGTGTGCGACGAGTGTGCCGGCTTCGGGACGGAGGTGCGGACCGAAGACACGTCCTCAACGTCGACGAAGTACTCGACGTCCTCCTCGTCGTCGTCCTCCTCGTCGGAGTCGCAGTCGTCCTCACGCGGGTCCGGCAGCGGCAGCCGACGCGACATGTTCGACGAGATGGACGAGGTCGTCCAGGACTACGACGACCGTGTCCGGAGCGCGCGCGAATCCGGGGGCCACACCCAAGAGGAACTCGCCGACCGCCTCAACGAGAAGGCGAGCCTCATCCGCAAGATCGAACGCGGCGACGTGCTCCCCAGCGACGACGTCCAGCGGAAACTAGAACGCGAACTCGGAATCGACCTCTCGATGGGCGGGTCCGACGACGACGCCGAGTGGTCTGGCGGTTCCTCGACTGGCGGGACGACGCTCGGCGACGTCGTCAAGCGAAAAGACTGA
- a CDS encoding DUF7385 family protein: MTGFDLRGERHRLKQLTDDGDAKLFENRAGVPCPVCGERFARLFVAERESVSFPENDGSRFCLLRDGASVHLFRH, translated from the coding sequence ATGACCGGGTTCGACCTCCGCGGCGAGCGACACCGGCTCAAACAACTCACAGACGACGGCGACGCGAAGCTATTCGAAAACAGAGCGGGCGTTCCGTGTCCCGTCTGCGGCGAGCGGTTCGCTCGGCTGTTCGTGGCCGAACGCGAGAGCGTCTCCTTTCCGGAAAACGACGGGTCGCGGTTCTGTCTCCTCCGGGACGGAGCCAGCGTGCACCTGTTTCGCCATTGA
- a CDS encoding FlaD/FlaE family flagellar protein produces MIDNLLGGDDDDGSDESDADDMDGGLFDGNESDDDMMGGDDMMGGDDMMGGDDMMGGDDMGFDDMDDGGGGTSAEMDNRIDELENEVASLSSTVNTVKSENEQISESVGEVEENVRKLLEVYEMVTRGVNPFVDENEIGDAFGGGTGGGAGGGSMGLFGDDEDEQADVDDAVSAADADEFFDDDLDDDLDGGDGDFDDFDDGDFDDSDDGFDDSDDGFDDSDDGFDDFDDGGFDGTDGDADDDGGGGDGKSFEELKAEYDSGEADWDDEGEDAVDAADEADPVGNAADAEPTEGADDGVFDPEGSDTDDEIGSSTASEPIAATVTEDVDEGVTDADSTGSAGTASADTGPPVGGGKPYLDTLPSGYVADIVVMDWLEFLVEEAGVDGAARTIAYYEAIDWIDEAAGETLQTFLNGFGDGAETDPDPRSSLTVAHHNRSLRFISRIANPDMELVAFDERAEAGASGRGSERNAGPVPRASDGQGVRSGRPDGRGVESDGGRNLAGSWDRASGGSHDEGRSEPGSRSGGRPADEETGRTESGFDWGDEGTE; encoded by the coding sequence ATGATCGACAATCTGCTTGGCGGCGACGACGACGATGGCTCCGACGAGAGCGACGCGGACGACATGGACGGTGGGCTGTTCGACGGGAACGAGAGCGACGACGACATGATGGGCGGCGACGACATGATGGGTGGCGACGACATGATGGGTGGTGACGATATGATGGGTGGCGACGACATGGGGTTCGACGACATGGACGACGGAGGCGGTGGGACGTCCGCGGAGATGGACAACCGGATCGACGAACTCGAAAACGAGGTCGCGTCGCTGTCGTCGACTGTCAACACGGTCAAAAGCGAGAACGAACAGATCAGCGAGTCGGTCGGCGAGGTCGAAGAGAACGTCCGGAAGCTGCTCGAGGTCTACGAGATGGTGACGCGCGGAGTAAATCCGTTCGTCGACGAGAACGAGATTGGTGACGCGTTCGGCGGCGGTACCGGGGGTGGCGCTGGCGGCGGTTCGATGGGGCTGTTCGGTGACGACGAGGACGAACAGGCCGACGTCGACGACGCCGTCTCGGCTGCGGACGCGGACGAGTTCTTCGACGACGACCTCGACGACGACCTCGACGGCGGGGACGGCGACTTCGACGACTTCGACGACGGTGACTTCGACGACTCCGACGACGGCTTCGACGACTCCGACGACGGCTTCGACGACTCCGACGACGGCTTCGACGATTTCGATGACGGCGGCTTCGACGGCACGGACGGCGATGCCGACGACGACGGGGGTGGAGGCGACGGGAAATCCTTCGAGGAGCTCAAAGCCGAATACGACTCCGGGGAGGCCGACTGGGACGACGAAGGCGAAGACGCTGTCGACGCCGCCGACGAGGCGGACCCGGTCGGGAACGCAGCCGACGCGGAGCCGACCGAGGGAGCCGACGACGGCGTTTTCGACCCCGAGGGGTCCGACACGGACGACGAAATTGGATCATCGACGGCCTCCGAACCGATAGCGGCGACGGTGACAGAAGACGTCGACGAGGGTGTCACAGACGCCGACTCCACCGGGAGCGCCGGGACGGCGTCAGCCGATACCGGACCGCCCGTGGGCGGTGGAAAGCCCTATCTCGACACCCTCCCGTCGGGATACGTCGCTGACATCGTCGTCATGGACTGGCTGGAGTTCCTCGTCGAGGAGGCGGGAGTCGACGGGGCGGCGCGGACGATCGCCTATTACGAGGCGATCGATTGGATCGACGAGGCGGCCGGAGAGACCCTACAGACGTTTCTGAATGGATTCGGTGACGGCGCCGAGACTGATCCCGACCCCCGATCCTCGCTGACCGTCGCCCACCACAACCGGAGCCTCCGATTCATTAGCCGGATCGCGAACCCGGATATGGAGCTGGTGGCGTTCGACGAGCGGGCCGAGGCTGGAGCCTCCGGGCGCGGGTCGGAACGGAACGCGGGACCGGTGCCGCGGGCGTCCGACGGGCAGGGCGTCCGGTCCGGGCGGCCCGACGGGCGGGGCGTCGAGTCGGACGGCGGCCGGAACCTCGCCGGAAGCTGGGATCGGGCGTCCGGGGGCTCGCACGATGAGGGCCGCTCCGAACCCGGATCGCGGTCGGGGGGACGGCCCGCGGACGAAGAGACCGGTCGGACGGAATCGGGGTTCGACTGGGGCGACGAGGGGACGGAGTAA
- a CDS encoding ATPase domain-containing protein: MQDTRNIRSLGLEDHDRLNKELGGGIPRGSIVLMEGDYGAGKSAISQRFAYGFCEEETTVSFLSTELTVGGFLDQMHSLSYDVVDHLLDERLLFLHANLDTGGVLSGGNDDESRMDLLTRLMDAETMWTADVVIVDTFDAILRNDPTFEALIRKNEERQAALEIISFFRDMISEGKIIVLTVDPSTVDGDAIGPFRAIADVFIELEMVEVGNDVRRQVSVKRFAGMGEQVGDTIGYSVRSGTGIVIESRSVA; this comes from the coding sequence ATGCAAGACACACGAAACATACGCTCGCTGGGACTCGAGGACCACGACCGACTCAACAAGGAGCTGGGGGGCGGGATCCCGCGGGGGAGCATCGTCCTCATGGAGGGTGATTACGGCGCCGGCAAGAGCGCCATCTCCCAGCGGTTCGCCTACGGGTTCTGCGAGGAGGAGACGACCGTCAGTTTCCTCTCAACGGAGCTCACGGTCGGCGGTTTCCTCGACCAGATGCACTCGCTGTCCTACGACGTCGTCGATCACCTCCTCGACGAGCGGCTGTTGTTCCTGCACGCCAACCTCGACACCGGTGGCGTCCTCTCCGGGGGGAACGACGACGAAAGTCGGATGGACCTGCTCACGCGTCTGATGGACGCCGAAACGATGTGGACCGCCGACGTCGTCATCGTCGACACGTTCGACGCCATCCTCCGGAACGACCCGACCTTCGAGGCGCTGATCCGGAAGAACGAGGAGCGACAGGCCGCCCTGGAGATCATCTCTTTTTTCCGCGATATGATCTCCGAGGGTAAGATCATCGTGTTGACGGTCGATCCGTCGACGGTCGACGGCGACGCGATCGGGCCGTTCCGGGCCATCGCCGACGTGTTCATCGAACTCGAGATGGTGGAGGTCGGCAACGACGTGCGCCGACAGGTCTCGGTGAAGCGCTTTGCGGGTATGGGCGAACAGGTCGGTGACACGATCGGGTACTCCGTCCGCTCGGGAACCGGAATCGTCATCGAGAGCCGAAGCGTCGCATAA
- a CDS encoding type II/IV secretion system ATPase subunit, giving the protein MTELGTAKPSDELRQAAANRPHLREHLKKFKQITGEFPLFIEEADGEYETNRPNVLYPVGGPIYCHIYGDVGRDMKYYAIEPTLSGDEMEVFEGIKDELLRRSVTKAAPQSESEYGDRIEELLSEATQIEGEEPEDLLERIRFRIDPNTEEVSRGTFENIRYRLNRDIVGLGPLEPVMRDPANEDIHVIGPNECYVDHSVYGMLKTTVDFGTEAEFDNWLRNMGERIGDPLSDSDPIVDSTLPDGSRLNVIYSDDVSLKGPSLTIRQGDDVPLSVNQITKWGTLSPELAAYLWLCLENEQTVFVVGETASGKTTTLNSIMSFIPRDSKIYSAEDTAEVMPPHDTWQQLLTREGGGEDSQDVDMFNLVEAALRSRPEYIIVGEVRGEEGRMAFQAAQTGHPVMLTFHASDIVSMIQRFTGEPINVPETFMDNADVALFQNRVKQGDDVLRRVTSVQEIEGYSKEMDGVVTRQAFYWDPVEDEIVFQGMNNSYVLEDQIAELLGYPDTRKIYDDLQYRADIIERMIQEDILGYHEVNDAIASFQRDGIEGLPFTITRSD; this is encoded by the coding sequence ATGACGGAACTGGGAACCGCCAAACCCTCGGACGAACTCAGACAGGCCGCGGCGAACAGACCGCACCTCCGCGAGCACCTCAAGAAGTTCAAACAGATAACCGGGGAGTTCCCCCTGTTCATAGAGGAGGCCGACGGCGAGTACGAGACGAACCGACCGAACGTCCTCTACCCCGTCGGCGGGCCGATCTACTGTCACATCTACGGCGACGTCGGCCGCGACATGAAGTACTACGCGATCGAACCGACGCTGTCAGGCGACGAGATGGAGGTGTTCGAGGGGATCAAAGACGAACTCCTCCGACGCAGCGTCACGAAGGCGGCCCCACAGAGCGAGTCCGAGTACGGCGACCGGATCGAGGAACTCCTCTCGGAGGCGACGCAGATCGAGGGCGAAGAACCCGAGGACCTCCTCGAACGCATCCGCTTTCGGATCGACCCCAACACCGAGGAAGTCTCGCGGGGCACGTTCGAGAACATCCGCTATCGGTTGAACCGCGACATCGTCGGGTTGGGCCCGCTCGAACCGGTGATGCGCGATCCGGCCAACGAGGACATCCACGTCATCGGCCCCAACGAGTGTTACGTCGACCACAGCGTCTACGGGATGTTGAAAACGACGGTCGACTTCGGAACGGAGGCGGAGTTCGACAACTGGCTCCGGAACATGGGCGAACGGATCGGCGACCCCTTGAGCGACTCGGACCCGATCGTCGACTCGACGCTTCCCGACGGCTCCCGGCTGAACGTCATCTACAGCGACGACGTGAGCCTGAAAGGGCCGAGCCTCACGATCCGCCAGGGCGATGACGTCCCCCTTTCTGTCAACCAGATTACAAAATGGGGGACGCTGTCGCCGGAGCTGGCGGCGTACCTGTGGCTCTGTCTCGAGAACGAACAGACCGTCTTCGTCGTCGGCGAGACGGCCTCGGGGAAGACCACGACGTTGAACTCCATCATGTCGTTCATTCCCCGGGACTCGAAGATCTACTCGGCGGAGGACACCGCCGAGGTGATGCCGCCCCACGACACCTGGCAGCAACTGCTCACGCGGGAGGGCGGCGGCGAGGACTCCCAAGACGTCGATATGTTCAATCTCGTCGAGGCGGCGTTGCGGTCGCGCCCCGAGTACATCATCGTCGGCGAGGTTCGCGGCGAGGAGGGGCGGATGGCCTTTCAGGCGGCCCAGACCGGCCATCCGGTCATGTTGACGTTTCACGCCTCCGACATCGTCTCGATGATCCAGCGCTTCACCGGCGAACCGATCAACGTCCCGGAGACGTTCATGGACAACGCCGACGTCGCGCTGTTCCAGAACCGCGTCAAACAGGGCGACGACGTGTTGCGCCGGGTGACGAGCGTCCAAGAGATCGAAGGCTACTCGAAGGAGATGGACGGCGTCGTCACCCGCCAGGCGTTCTACTGGGACCCCGTCGAGGACGAGATCGTCTTCCAGGGGATGAACAACTCCTACGTCCTCGAGGACCAGATCGCCGAGTTGCTCGGCTACCCCGACACCCGAAAGATCTACGACGACCTCCAGTACCGCGCGGACATCATCGAGCGGATGATCCAGGAGGACATCCTCGGTTACCACGAGGTCAACGACGCGATCGCGAGCTTCCAGCGCGACGGTATCGAGGGCCTCCCGTTTACCATCACCCGGAGTGATTGA